A part of Curtobacterium sp. MCLR17_036 genomic DNA contains:
- a CDS encoding HAD family phosphatase encodes MSLFLPGRVVVFDYGEVISRTPHASRDALVELTGVPADELFPVYQELRHDLDRGDLSVVAYWRAIAERTGRTWSISEIHRFWAVDFTGWFEVEPATLEIVEELHDAGTRLALLSNAGFDFGDPYRRSPMGSLFETVVVSAEEHVLKPDASIYRDTCARLGIDAAQMVFVDNRAENAAGAEAIGAVGHHYTSSASLRSFLTELAEQPAPVI; translated from the coding sequence ATGAGCCTGTTCCTGCCCGGTCGCGTGGTGGTCTTCGACTACGGCGAGGTGATCAGCCGGACGCCGCACGCCTCGCGCGACGCCCTCGTCGAGCTGACCGGTGTGCCGGCCGACGAGCTGTTCCCCGTGTACCAGGAGCTCCGGCACGACCTGGACCGCGGCGACCTGTCCGTCGTGGCGTACTGGCGTGCCATCGCCGAACGGACCGGACGGACCTGGAGCATCTCCGAGATCCACCGGTTCTGGGCGGTCGACTTCACCGGGTGGTTCGAGGTCGAGCCGGCGACCCTCGAGATCGTCGAGGAGCTGCACGATGCCGGCACCCGTCTGGCACTGCTGTCGAACGCGGGCTTCGACTTCGGTGACCCGTACCGCCGCTCCCCGATGGGCTCGCTGTTCGAGACCGTCGTGGTGAGCGCCGAGGAGCACGTCCTCAAGCCCGACGCGTCCATCTACCGCGACACCTGCGCGCGACTGGGAATCGACGCCGCGCAGATGGTGTTCGTGGACAACAGGGCCGAGAACGCCGCCGGCGCGGAAGCGATCGGGGCGGTCGGCCACCACTACACGTCGTCGGCGTCACTGCGGTCGTTCCTGACGGAACTGGCCGAGCAGCCGGCGCCCGTCATCTGA
- a CDS encoding hemolysin family protein yields MSSDWWGIFWLVVLLLGNAYFVAAEFAVISARRSQIEPRAEEGSKAAQMTLWAMEHATRMLATTQLGITVCSLLILNVSEPAIHHLLEVPLHLTGWSVEVIGTVAFVFTLLLVSFLHVVFGEMVPKNISFSMPDRAALLLVPTLWYIGHGLHWVIVGLNEVANAVLRVFRVEPKDEAVSAYTVEEVQTIVEQSRREGTLTDDGKLALAFEFTEKKVKDVAVPMAELVTLPEDATPGDVERAVAQRGFSRYVLVGDDGSPTGYVHVKDVIDLRPDEFDDPVPPKRIRQLISLYTEMDLEDALATMRAAGRHVARAFDADGRTTGVLFLEDILEELVGEVEDATRRR; encoded by the coding sequence ATGAGCTCGGACTGGTGGGGCATCTTCTGGCTCGTCGTCCTGTTGCTGGGCAACGCGTACTTCGTCGCGGCCGAGTTCGCCGTCATCTCCGCGCGCCGCTCGCAGATCGAGCCGCGGGCGGAAGAGGGCTCGAAGGCCGCACAGATGACCCTGTGGGCGATGGAGCACGCCACCCGCATGCTCGCCACCACCCAGCTCGGCATCACGGTCTGCTCGCTGCTCATCCTGAACGTCTCCGAGCCGGCGATCCACCACCTGCTCGAGGTGCCGCTGCACCTGACCGGCTGGAGCGTCGAGGTGATCGGCACCGTGGCCTTCGTGTTCACGCTGCTGCTCGTGTCGTTCCTGCACGTGGTGTTCGGCGAGATGGTCCCGAAGAACATCTCGTTCTCGATGCCGGACCGCGCCGCGCTGCTGCTCGTGCCGACGCTCTGGTACATCGGCCACGGCCTGCACTGGGTCATCGTCGGCCTGAACGAGGTCGCGAACGCCGTGCTCCGCGTGTTCCGGGTCGAGCCGAAGGACGAGGCCGTCAGCGCCTACACGGTGGAGGAGGTCCAGACCATCGTCGAGCAGTCCCGCCGCGAGGGCACGCTGACCGACGACGGCAAGCTCGCCCTGGCGTTCGAGTTCACCGAGAAGAAGGTCAAGGACGTCGCCGTGCCGATGGCCGAACTCGTCACCCTGCCCGAGGACGCCACCCCCGGCGACGTCGAGCGTGCGGTGGCGCAGCGCGGGTTCTCGCGGTACGTGCTCGTCGGCGACGACGGCTCCCCCACCGGCTACGTGCACGTGAAGGACGTCATCGACCTGCGCCCGGACGAGTTCGACGACCCGGTGCCGCCGAAGCGCATCCGCCAGCTCATCTCGCTCTACACCGAGATGGACCTCGAGGACGCGCTCGCGACCATGCGGGCGGCCGGCCGCCACGTGGCGCGCGCCTTCGACGCGGACGGCCGCACCACCGGCGTGCTCTTCCTCGAGGACATCCTCGAGGAGCTCGTCGGCGAGGTCGAGGACGCGACCCGACGCCGGTAG
- a CDS encoding NADH:flavin oxidoreductase/NADH oxidase: protein MTHALFEPITIRDLTVRNRIWVSPMCQYSVDAQDGVPTPWHLVHLGGFAKGGAGAVVVEATGVVPEGRITPQDLGLWNDQQRDAFAPIVDFLHEQGAAAGIQLAHAGRKASTFRPWDTERGTVPADRGGWSTVAPSAEAFEGYDVPRELATEDIRVVVLAFAQAARRAVEAGFDLVELHAAHGYLLHQFLSPLSNHRADSYGGSLENRARALLEVVDAVRAEVGAGFPIVVRFSATDWVDGGLTLDETTQVARWVAEHGADLADVSTGGNVASAPIPVGPGYQVPHAAAVKRDAGIGTIAVGMISEAFQAEQIVATGQADVVMIGREMLRDPGFALRAAVELGVSVDYEPQQYHRARVTA, encoded by the coding sequence GTGACGCACGCCCTGTTCGAACCGATCACCATCCGCGACCTGACCGTCCGCAACCGCATCTGGGTCTCGCCGATGTGCCAGTACTCGGTCGACGCGCAGGACGGCGTCCCGACGCCGTGGCACCTCGTGCACCTGGGCGGGTTCGCGAAGGGCGGGGCCGGCGCGGTCGTCGTCGAGGCCACGGGCGTCGTGCCGGAGGGGCGGATCACCCCGCAGGACCTCGGCCTCTGGAACGACCAGCAGCGTGACGCCTTCGCGCCGATCGTCGACTTCCTGCACGAGCAGGGCGCGGCGGCGGGCATCCAGCTCGCGCACGCCGGCCGCAAGGCGTCGACCTTCCGCCCGTGGGACACCGAGCGCGGCACCGTCCCCGCCGACCGGGGCGGCTGGAGCACCGTCGCACCCTCGGCCGAGGCGTTCGAGGGTTACGACGTGCCGCGCGAGCTCGCGACCGAGGACATCCGCGTCGTCGTGCTCGCCTTCGCGCAGGCCGCCCGCCGGGCCGTCGAGGCCGGGTTCGACCTGGTCGAGCTGCACGCCGCGCACGGCTACCTGCTGCACCAGTTCCTGTCGCCGCTGAGCAACCACCGCGCCGACTCGTACGGCGGCTCGCTCGAGAACCGCGCCCGTGCGCTCCTCGAGGTCGTCGACGCCGTCCGCGCCGAGGTCGGCGCGGGCTTCCCGATCGTCGTCCGTTTCTCGGCGACCGACTGGGTCGACGGCGGGCTGACGCTCGACGAGACCACGCAGGTCGCCCGCTGGGTCGCCGAGCACGGCGCCGACCTGGCCGACGTCTCGACCGGTGGCAACGTCGCGAGCGCGCCGATCCCGGTCGGCCCCGGCTACCAGGTGCCGCACGCCGCCGCCGTCAAGCGCGATGCCGGCATCGGCACCATCGCCGTGGGCATGATCTCCGAGGCCTTCCAGGCCGAGCAGATCGTCGCGACCGGCCAGGCCGACGTCGTGATGATCGGGCGCGAGATGCTCCGCGACCCCGGCTTCGCCCTGCGCGCCGCCGTCGAGCTCGGGGTGTCGGTGGACTACGAGCCGCAGCAGTACCACCGCGCCCGGGTGACGGCCTGA
- a CDS encoding GuaB1 family IMP dehydrogenase-related protein, with protein MRFYETRPTHDLTYSDVFLVPSRSAVTSRFDVDLSAGDGSGATIPIVSANMNSVTGPRLAATLARRGGLGVLPQDMHLQDLAAAIRWVKDQPVAFDTAYDMGASTTVAEALEQLLPVAGRGVVVRDADGEYLGCVPAGRLGDAGPDATLGDLLHGASTAIDADDAGTPRHVYDVLSAAGVDFAPVVRHGRVVGTVSQTSAIRSDIYTPAVDASGRLRVAAAVGINGDVAAKAQALAAAGVDVLVLDTAHGHQEGMLRALRTVAGLGLGIPLVAGNVVTADAVAHLVAAGADIIKVGVGPGAMCTTRMMTAVGRPQFSAVLETAAAARSLGAHVWADGGVRYPRDVALALAAGASAVMIGSWFAGTLEAPGVLRRDAAGKAYKESWGMASAKAVRERFERLDPYERARKALFAEGISSSTIYLDPERPSVEDLLDMITTGVRSSATYAGASSMAEFAERALVGIQSAAGYEEGKPLPVSW; from the coding sequence ATGAGGTTCTACGAGACCCGGCCGACGCACGACCTGACCTACTCCGACGTCTTCCTCGTCCCGAGCCGTTCCGCGGTGACGAGCCGGTTCGACGTCGACCTCTCGGCGGGCGACGGCAGCGGTGCCACCATCCCGATCGTCAGCGCCAACATGAACTCGGTCACCGGTCCGCGCCTCGCTGCGACGCTCGCCCGCCGTGGTGGCCTCGGGGTGCTCCCGCAGGACATGCACCTGCAGGACCTCGCCGCCGCGATCCGCTGGGTGAAGGACCAGCCGGTCGCGTTCGACACCGCCTACGACATGGGCGCGTCGACCACCGTCGCCGAGGCCCTCGAGCAGCTCCTGCCCGTCGCCGGCCGCGGGGTCGTCGTCCGCGACGCCGACGGCGAGTACCTCGGCTGCGTCCCCGCCGGTCGGCTCGGCGACGCCGGCCCCGACGCGACCCTCGGCGACCTGCTGCACGGTGCCTCGACGGCGATCGACGCGGACGACGCCGGGACGCCCCGCCACGTGTACGACGTGCTGAGCGCCGCCGGCGTCGACTTCGCACCGGTGGTCCGGCACGGCAGGGTCGTCGGCACGGTCAGCCAGACGAGCGCGATCCGCTCCGACATCTACACGCCGGCGGTCGACGCCTCCGGGCGCCTGCGCGTCGCCGCCGCGGTCGGCATCAACGGCGACGTCGCGGCGAAGGCCCAGGCCCTCGCCGCCGCCGGCGTCGACGTCCTCGTGCTCGACACCGCGCACGGCCACCAGGAGGGGATGCTCCGCGCACTGCGCACCGTCGCCGGACTCGGCCTGGGGATCCCGCTCGTGGCGGGCAACGTCGTCACCGCCGACGCGGTCGCCCACCTGGTCGCCGCCGGCGCCGACATCATCAAGGTCGGCGTCGGACCGGGCGCCATGTGCACCACCCGCATGATGACCGCGGTCGGACGCCCCCAGTTCTCCGCCGTGCTCGAGACCGCCGCGGCCGCCCGGTCGCTCGGCGCGCACGTCTGGGCCGACGGCGGGGTCCGGTACCCGCGTGACGTCGCCCTCGCGCTCGCGGCCGGCGCGTCCGCCGTGATGATCGGCTCGTGGTTCGCCGGCACCCTCGAGGCGCCGGGCGTGCTCCGCCGCGACGCCGCGGGCAAGGCGTACAAGGAGAGCTGGGGCATGGCCTCGGCGAAGGCCGTCCGCGAGCGCTTCGAGCGGCTCGACCCGTACGAGCGGGCCCGCAAGGCGCTCTTCGCCGAGGGGATCTCGTCCTCGACGATCTACCTCGACCCGGAGCGTCCGAGCGTCGAGGACCTGCTCGACATGATCACGACCGGCGTCCGCAGCTCCGCCACCTACGCCGGGGCGTCGTCGATGGCCGAGTTCGCCGAGCGTGCGCTGGTCGGCATCCAGTCCGCCGCCGGCTACGAAGAGGGCAAACCGCTCCCCGTCAGCTGGTAG
- a CDS encoding hemolysin family protein, producing the protein MSPIDVVMLIGGILLTLGTGVFVASEFALVNLDRAEVEARRDRGESGLSPVIGALKVTSTHLSSAQLGITLTTLLTGYLLEPSIAKLLEAPFLAMDLPQGVVETVGSIVALVIATLLSMILGELVPKNFALALPLQTAKLVVPLQIAFTTVFKPAVALLNGTANAVLRSMGIEPQEELSGARSAEELTSLLRRSASEGSLEQDTATLLERTISFSELSASDVMTPRPRLSTIRVSESAEDVIALARRTGFSRFPVIEEDADDVVGIVHVKQAVAVPREKRPEVPVGALMTDAERVPETMPGDTLLAEVRGRGYQMVIVVDEYGGTAGVVTLEDLVEEIVGEVSDEHDRARIDVVRSRDWLTFPGLLRPDELEDRAGVKVPEDGPYETVGGFVMSTLGRLPVVGDEVPLDGGVFRVERLDGRRIDRIRWTPTPPSDDTGATAIIIPSTRSTPKTTPAKTTTKGSTR; encoded by the coding sequence ATGAGTCCGATCGACGTCGTCATGCTGATCGGCGGCATCCTGCTGACGCTCGGCACCGGCGTGTTCGTCGCGTCCGAGTTCGCGCTCGTCAACCTCGACCGCGCCGAGGTCGAGGCACGCCGCGACCGCGGTGAGTCCGGCCTGTCGCCGGTGATCGGCGCGCTGAAGGTCACCTCGACGCACCTGTCGAGCGCGCAGCTCGGCATCACGCTCACCACGCTGCTGACCGGGTACCTGCTCGAGCCCTCGATCGCGAAGCTGCTCGAGGCCCCGTTCCTCGCGATGGACCTGCCGCAGGGCGTCGTCGAGACCGTCGGCTCGATCGTGGCGCTCGTCATCGCGACCCTGCTGTCGATGATCCTCGGCGAGCTCGTGCCCAAGAACTTCGCGCTCGCGCTGCCCCTGCAGACCGCGAAGCTCGTCGTGCCGCTGCAGATCGCGTTCACGACGGTCTTCAAGCCGGCGGTCGCGTTGCTCAACGGCACCGCGAACGCCGTGCTCCGGTCGATGGGCATCGAGCCGCAGGAAGAGCTGTCCGGTGCCCGCAGCGCCGAGGAGCTCACGTCGCTGCTGCGCCGATCGGCGTCCGAGGGGTCCCTCGAACAGGACACCGCGACGCTGCTCGAACGCACGATCTCGTTCTCCGAGCTGAGCGCCAGCGACGTGATGACCCCGCGCCCGCGGCTCTCGACCATCCGGGTGTCCGAGTCCGCCGAGGACGTCATCGCACTGGCTCGCAGGACCGGCTTCAGCCGCTTCCCCGTCATCGAGGAGGACGCGGACGACGTCGTCGGCATCGTGCACGTCAAGCAGGCCGTGGCGGTCCCGCGCGAGAAGCGCCCGGAGGTCCCCGTCGGCGCGCTCATGACCGACGCCGAGCGCGTGCCCGAGACGATGCCCGGCGACACCCTGCTCGCCGAGGTCCGCGGCCGCGGCTACCAGATGGTCATCGTCGTCGACGAGTACGGCGGCACCGCCGGGGTCGTCACCCTCGAGGACCTCGTCGAGGAGATCGTCGGCGAGGTCTCGGACGAGCACGACCGCGCCCGGATCGACGTCGTGCGCTCCCGTGACTGGCTGACCTTCCCCGGGCTGCTCCGTCCCGACGAGCTCGAGGACCGCGCCGGGGTGAAGGTCCCCGAGGACGGCCCCTACGAGACCGTCGGTGGCTTCGTGATGTCGACGCTCGGCCGGCTGCCCGTCGTCGGCGACGAGGTCCCGCTCGACGGCGGCGTGTTCCGCGTCGAACGACTCGACGGCCGACGGATCGACCGCATCCGGTGGACCCCGACGCCCCCGTCCGACGACACCGGAGCGACGGCGATCATCATCCCGTCCACCCGCAGCACCCCGAAGACCACGCCGGCGAAGACCACGACGAAGGGCAGCACCCGATGA
- a CDS encoding ADP/ATP-dependent (S)-NAD(P)H-hydrate dehydratase, translating into MNDFVPVRPSDAAAWVTAPTGESTKYRRGVLGVATGSDRYPGAAVLGVDAAVHTGVGMVRYVGPDRASDHVLTRRPESVVGVGRVQAWLVGSGISAGSLGELDPATADAFGHASDDGVPVVVDAGAIPLVDLGPLAVLTPHAGEAATLLGDSRESVEADPAAAALRAAEQTGSVVLLKGERTHVVTPDGSVRLVASSATPWLAAAGAGDVLGGVLGALVAARQGAAEASGSSLTPSDLAHLAASAAVVHGLAARRASGGGPFPMTALVAALPGVVRDLVVDGDARG; encoded by the coding sequence GTGAACGACTTCGTGCCCGTCCGTCCGTCCGATGCCGCCGCGTGGGTCACCGCGCCGACCGGGGAGTCCACCAAGTACCGCCGCGGGGTGCTCGGCGTGGCGACCGGCTCGGACCGGTACCCCGGCGCCGCGGTGCTGGGCGTCGACGCCGCCGTGCACACCGGCGTCGGCATGGTCCGCTACGTCGGACCCGACCGCGCGTCCGACCACGTGCTCACCCGCCGCCCGGAGAGCGTCGTCGGCGTCGGCCGCGTGCAGGCCTGGCTGGTCGGTTCCGGGATCTCGGCCGGGTCCCTCGGCGAACTCGACCCGGCGACCGCCGACGCCTTCGGCCACGCGTCCGACGACGGCGTCCCGGTGGTCGTCGACGCCGGCGCGATCCCGCTCGTCGACCTCGGGCCGCTCGCCGTGCTGACCCCGCACGCGGGCGAGGCCGCGACGCTGCTCGGCGACTCCCGCGAGTCCGTCGAGGCCGACCCCGCCGCTGCGGCGCTCCGTGCCGCCGAGCAGACCGGCAGCGTCGTGCTCCTCAAGGGCGAGCGGACCCACGTGGTCACCCCGGACGGTTCCGTGCGGCTGGTCGCTTCGTCGGCGACGCCGTGGCTCGCGGCCGCCGGCGCCGGGGACGTGCTCGGCGGGGTGCTCGGTGCGCTCGTCGCCGCGCGGCAGGGTGCGGCGGAGGCATCCGGCTCGTCGCTGACGCCGTCCGACCTCGCCCACCTGGCGGCCTCCGCCGCGGTGGTGCACGGCCTGGCCGCCCGGCGGGCGTCCGGCGGGGGACCCTTCCCGATGACGGCGCTCGTCGCGGCGCTGCCCGGCGTCGTCCGCGACCTCGTGGTCGACGGCGACGCACGCGGGTAG
- a CDS encoding YceI family protein — MTTDTPRKRRKAVIWISVVAAVVVLAVVGVVVGTKVYTNSENAKASAAPSVAASRQASTLDTADLSGAWTVGGDSEAGYRVHEVLNGSDVTVTGRTDSVSGSATVDGTSITKATITVQVADIATDSDQRDSYFRDSALDTSAFPEATFTLTEPVADAVPSGSDTKTVRASGELTMHGVTKDVTAELQIGLNGDGVDISGSIPVTFSDFDVQAPSLGFVTVDDSGAVEFLVHATPAS; from the coding sequence GTGACCACCGACACCCCGCGCAAGCGCCGCAAGGCCGTCATCTGGATCTCCGTCGTCGCCGCCGTCGTCGTCCTCGCCGTGGTCGGCGTGGTCGTCGGCACGAAGGTGTACACGAACAGCGAGAACGCGAAGGCCTCGGCCGCCCCGTCCGTCGCGGCCAGCCGTCAGGCCTCCACCCTCGACACAGCGGACCTGTCCGGGGCGTGGACCGTCGGCGGCGACTCCGAGGCCGGCTACCGCGTCCACGAGGTCCTCAACGGCTCGGACGTGACGGTCACCGGCCGCACCGACAGCGTCTCGGGCAGCGCGACCGTCGACGGCACGTCCATCACGAAGGCGACGATCACGGTGCAGGTCGCCGACATCGCCACGGACTCCGACCAGCGCGACTCGTACTTCCGCGACTCGGCCCTGGACACCTCCGCCTTCCCGGAGGCGACCTTCACGCTCACCGAGCCCGTCGCCGACGCGGTGCCGAGCGGTTCGGACACCAAGACGGTCCGCGCCTCCGGCGAGCTGACGATGCACGGCGTCACGAAGGACGTCACCGCGGAGCTCCAGATCGGTCTGAACGGCGACGGTGTCGACATCTCCGGATCGATCCCGGTCACCTTCTCCGACTTCGACGTGCAGGCCCCGAGCCTCGGCTTCGTCACGGTCGACGACTCGGGCGCGGTCGAGTTCCTGGTGCACGCCACCCCCGCGAGCTGA